The following coding sequences are from one Paenibacillus sp. FSL R5-0912 window:
- the clpC gene encoding ATP-dependent protease ATP-binding subunit ClpC, giving the protein MMFGRFTERAQKVLALAQEEAVRLGHNNIGTEHILLGLIREGDGIAAKALIGLGLGLEKIQDEVETLIGRGQEQPTNIAYTPRAKKVIELSMDEARKLGHTYVGTEHILLGLIREGEGVAARVLNNLGISLNKARQQVLQLLGSSEATSSHSGAPVNVSTPTLDGLARDLTAYAKDGNLDPVIGRSKEIERVIQVLSRRTKNNPVLIGEPGVGKTAIAEGLAQKIINNEIPETLRDKRVMTLDMGSVVAGTKYRGEFEDRLKKIMDEIRQAGNIVLFIDELHTLIGAGGAEGAIDASNILKPALARGELQCIGATTLDEYRKYIEKDAALERRFQPITVDQPSPAEAVQILFGLRDRYEAHHRVKITDEAIVEAVKLSDRYIPDRFLPDKAIDLIDEAGSKVRLNSYTIPPNLKELEMRLDDIRKEKDSAVQSQEFEKAAALRDTEQKIREELDTTKNQWKEKQGRTDSQVTPEDIAQVVASWTGIPVSKLKEEETDRLLNMESLLHERVIGQDEAVKAVSRALRRARAGLKDPKRPMGSFIFLGPTGVGKTELARALAEAMFGDENAVIRIDMSEYMEKHSTSRLVGAPPGYVGYEEGGQLTEKVRRKPYSVVLLDEIEKAHPEVFNILLQVLEDGRLTDSKGRVVDFRNTLIILTSNVGAQAIRKNSTLGFTAVQDAGADYGNMKGKVMEELKKSFRPEFLNRIDEIIVFHSLDEKHIAEIVTLMSEELRKRLREYDVDFLLTDGAKAFLAKEGYDPAFGARPLRRAIQKHIEDRLSEELLKGNIKKGDSLNIDEVNGELVVTKVEVPAELSLEKEEKEVETE; this is encoded by the coding sequence ATGATGTTTGGAAGATTTACGGAACGAGCACAAAAGGTGCTGGCGCTGGCGCAGGAAGAAGCCGTTCGTTTGGGACACAACAACATTGGGACAGAACATATTTTGCTCGGATTGATTCGTGAAGGTGACGGCATTGCCGCCAAGGCACTGATCGGACTCGGTCTGGGTCTGGAGAAGATTCAGGATGAAGTGGAAACGCTGATTGGCAGAGGTCAGGAACAACCGACCAACATCGCTTATACTCCTCGTGCCAAAAAAGTTATCGAGCTGTCTATGGACGAAGCCCGCAAGCTGGGACATACGTACGTGGGCACTGAGCATATCCTGCTCGGACTCATCCGTGAAGGAGAGGGCGTAGCTGCCCGTGTGCTGAACAATCTCGGGATCAGTCTGAATAAGGCCCGTCAGCAGGTGCTGCAGCTTCTGGGCAGCAGTGAAGCCACTTCAAGTCATAGCGGTGCTCCGGTAAATGTCAGCACACCAACGCTGGATGGTCTGGCCCGTGACTTGACTGCCTATGCCAAGGACGGCAACCTCGACCCGGTTATCGGCCGCAGCAAGGAAATTGAACGTGTCATTCAGGTGCTCAGCCGCCGTACCAAGAATAATCCGGTACTGATCGGTGAGCCAGGGGTTGGTAAGACAGCAATTGCTGAAGGCCTGGCCCAAAAGATCATCAACAATGAAATTCCCGAAACCCTGCGCGACAAACGCGTAATGACCCTGGATATGGGTTCTGTTGTTGCCGGTACGAAATACCGCGGTGAGTTCGAAGACCGCCTCAAAAAAATCATGGATGAGATTCGCCAGGCAGGCAATATCGTGCTCTTCATCGATGAGCTGCATACCCTGATCGGAGCCGGTGGTGCGGAAGGTGCAATTGATGCCTCCAACATCCTGAAGCCCGCTCTGGCCCGTGGTGAATTGCAGTGCATCGGTGCCACAACGCTTGACGAATACCGCAAATACATTGAGAAAGACGCTGCACTTGAACGCCGTTTCCAGCCGATTACGGTGGATCAGCCTTCTCCTGCAGAAGCTGTACAGATCTTATTCGGTCTTCGGGACCGTTATGAAGCCCATCACCGGGTGAAGATTACGGATGAAGCTATTGTGGAAGCTGTGAAGCTGTCCGACCGCTATATCCCTGACCGGTTCCTGCCGGACAAAGCGATTGACCTGATTGATGAAGCAGGCTCCAAGGTAAGACTTAACTCTTACACGATCCCGCCGAATCTGAAGGAACTCGAAATGCGTCTGGATGATATCCGCAAGGAGAAGGATTCCGCTGTACAAAGCCAGGAATTCGAGAAGGCTGCAGCGCTGCGCGATACCGAGCAGAAGATCCGTGAAGAGCTGGACACAACGAAGAACCAATGGAAAGAGAAACAGGGCCGTACGGACTCCCAGGTTACACCTGAGGATATCGCACAGGTGGTTGCCAGCTGGACCGGCATTCCGGTCAGCAAGCTGAAAGAAGAAGAGACAGACCGTTTGCTGAACATGGAGTCTTTGCTGCATGAACGTGTAATCGGGCAGGATGAAGCCGTTAAGGCTGTCAGCCGGGCACTCCGCCGGGCGCGTGCGGGTCTGAAGGATCCGAAACGTCCAATGGGCTCCTTCATCTTCCTCGGTCCAACCGGGGTCGGTAAAACAGAGCTGGCACGGGCACTTGCCGAAGCAATGTTCGGTGACGAGAATGCGGTAATCCGTATCGATATGTCGGAGTACATGGAGAAGCACTCTACATCCCGTCTGGTCGGGGCTCCTCCAGGCTATGTAGGATATGAAGAAGGCGGACAGCTGACTGAGAAGGTACGCCGCAAACCGTATTCCGTTGTCCTGCTGGATGAGATTGAGAAGGCTCACCCTGAAGTATTCAATATTCTGCTGCAGGTACTGGAAGACGGCCGTCTGACCGACTCCAAAGGCCGTGTAGTCGATTTCCGCAATACCTTAATTATCCTCACCTCTAACGTAGGCGCACAAGCGATCCGTAAGAATTCGACTCTGGGCTTCACGGCGGTGCAGGATGCCGGTGCCGATTACGGCAATATGAAGGGCAAGGTAATGGAAGAGCTGAAGAAGAGCTTCCGCCCTGAGTTCCTGAACCGGATCGACGAGATCATTGTCTTCCACTCTCTGGATGAGAAGCATATCGCCGAGATCGTTACCCTGATGTCCGAGGAGCTGCGCAAGCGTCTGCGTGAGTATGATGTAGACTTCCTGCTTACCGACGGCGCCAAGGCGTTCCTGGCCAAAGAGGGCTATGACCCGGCCTTCGGTGCCCGCCCGCTCCGCCGGGCGATTCAGAAGCACATCGAAGACCGCCTTTCCGAAGAGCTGCTTAAGGGCAACATCAAGAAAGGTGATTCCCTCAACATTGATGAGGTGAACGGTGAGCTTGTGGTAACCAAAGTGGAAGTGCCGGCCGAGCTCTCCCTGGAGAAGGAAGAGAAGGAAGTCGAAACTGAATAA